The Gorilla gorilla gorilla isolate KB3781 chromosome 11, NHGRI_mGorGor1-v2.1_pri, whole genome shotgun sequence genome contains the following window.
TAACTTCCTAGTTTTTAATTAGAAATCATATATTGTATCTTCAGGACAGAGATCTAATCCTTTTTTATAGTTCCATCTTTTTCTGTTGAGAACTGTGTTTTTGGAAACAGAAATGTCTGACTAAAGAACCTAGATTGTGATTTATGGTTTACAAAATAGTTTCCTCTACATTCTACTTAGTTTCTGAAGTAGCCCTGTGAGATAGATAGAAGAATTATTATTATCTCGTTTTGCAGAGGAGAGAAGCTATTGCTTATGACCAGAAACACAGCAAGAACTTGAACCCAGGCCTCCTTGTTTTACCCATTGCCCCAAACCTGTGCTGAAGTCTAAGCAGTCTACGTGCATTATGACCTAAACTGTGTACTTAGACAGGGCTTAGCAACTGTGAGGTGAACTTGGCAGACTGTACTCTCTTGCAGATAAAACGTACCTTAGCAGAGAGAACCAGTCAGAGCTGCTCACTCTGTCTTCCCTGCACTCTCAGGCACCTGCCCTTGCCTAGCCAGATAGACAGTTTCACTTCTAAATCATTTAAATGACTGCATTATTCTTTTGTTGCTTTAAGGAAATAGGTATCATTGATTGaggtcagcaaacatttattgtcaGCTTATTCTAGGTACTGGGATACAAAGAAGAATAGTTTCTGCCTTCAAAAGGCTCACAATCTAGTTTAAAGAtatgaaaatacataattatagtGATAACTGCTATAGCATAAGATGTTAATCATTTTACCAAGAATATAATGCCTTATCAGTACTGGTGGTAACAGCTTATTGCAGTTCAGTTTCACAAGTATTCCAATTTACCTAGGCTTATCAAGGATATGGAATAATTCCTTATATTTCATTTTGCAGTCTTGTTACTATCAAAATGATAttacaaaattattctaaatttttaatgGGAAAAATGTATTCCGTGGAAACTGAGTCTATAGTGGGGTATTTTTCAAACCAAGTTGACtttaatagattttaaatttcatttaattatattatCTGGCTCTTTTTCTATGTGGTTCATATCTTAAATGAATATGGTTTTGGTAAACACACTTTATTTAGCCTTTTGCTTTTGAAGTTCTGCAGAACTTTGCTGTCTCTTGAAGCTTCTGCCTTGATGAATGTAAGAACTGTACAGTCTCTCCCATTGTGGTAGTTGTAGTGTGGATAGAATGTGAACATACTTGCTATGCTTAGTTGGCCTTTTTACTTATGTAAAACATTATAGATCATACTAACCAGGAATTAGAATTTTGAGGcagaaaaataagcagaaagaTTTTATAAGATTAACAATATTATGTTGTGGTTGAACCTATTTGGTTgagttttatgtaatttttatgaaACAATTGTTTCATACCTTATACATTTGCATCATTTAAAACATCATAAAACACCAGAGACATTTAAGTATGCTTGCATTTCAGATTATTTAATTTACTGGccttaattgtatttatttatttatttttttttttgagacggagtcttgctctgtcgcccagactggagtgcagtggtgcaatcttggctcactgcaacctccacctcccaggtttactccattctcctgcctcagcctcccaagtagctgggactacaggcgcccgctaccacgcctggctaattttttgtatttttagtacagacggggttttaccgtgttagccaggatggtctcgatctcctaacctcgtgatccgcccacctcagcctcccaaagtgctgggattacaggcatgagccaccgcacccagccctaactgtgttttttaaattggGAAGATAATAGAAATCTTTACACACTATGCTCTCTATATGAGCTTCTAAATTTACCTCCTAAATAtctttacatatttacataatggAAATGGTTTACTTTGGGACTTCTGTTTTTATCAGAGCCATCTTTTACTTCAGTTTTCCTCCAAGGATAAAACATTGATTGGATTTACCAAAATAGATTATAATTAGAGCTTAATTAATGAGCGAATACCGAGAGATTCTAATAGAAGATCTGATACAGTTTTTGTTTGAATTTGAGTTACCTCCTGTACTTTGAAGACATAATTTTGCATAAGTAATGCATATTTTTCTAAGAAGCAGTCAAATATTGTGTATCTTATATCTGCTGGGAATCATATCTCTGTAGTAATATTGCTCTCAGTAATTTCTTATAGCCACTTTTTTTATTCATAGATCATCTGTTTCTTATAGCCACATTTTTTTATTCATAGATCATTTGTTACGTACTGCAAGTCAGCATTCCGATAGCAGTGGTTTTGCTGAAGATTCTACAGACTGCCTATCCCTTAATCATCTTCAGGTAAAATTTTCTGTTCTAATAGGCACTATGATTAACTTCCTCATTTTAAGGTGGTTTTTCtattactatatattttaatattgagtctgtgtaatctttatttttcaagtgacagaacaaaactcctGGCATGTAGATGTTGTCTAAGCATTTGACTATAAATTTTAGATTTCATTAATTCTTCTCTCTGAATATGTTCTTAAAAATATCTATCTTCCCCTTAATTTTTGGACCACCAGTAAACAGAGATTATTGTGATCATTAATCTgttttgtctgttgtttttcttatttttttaaccatcattatatttcagtattttaCAGTAATTGTTTTGCCTGTTTAATAACTGACATTAATTGTGGACCTATAGCTTGCTGAGTGTTATACTGATTTTTACACTAGGTTGTGTGAGATAACCCAGAGAACAGGCACATCTTTATCCTCAAGAAGCATATAGTCTATACGTAGAGTACACAGAATGCACAGAAAAAGcatatgaaacattttttaagcAAATTCTAAAGAAAATTGGGATGAGAAAACTCCCAAAGAGCCTTTAGGAACATAGCATTTAAGGGGTAAATAGACAAGAGGCATATGTAAGTTCACTGAGAAAGAGTAATTAAGTGGACAGAAACACTGGGAGATGGAGGAGAAACTTTCAGAAGGTATGGAAGAAAAGATAGGAATGTTGACTGGTTATCAAATATGAATGATAGCTTAAGAGTGAGaggtctttttgtctttttataataACATGAAATGACTTGGGGAAGGTGTTCAGCTAAGGGAAATAACCGTAAGAGAAGAATTGATTTAGAAAAATCCGGGATGAAACTGGAGAGATACCTTGGTCTTGGAGAGGATATGATCAGGAACCCAGGTTGGAGGGATTCGCTTTGAGTTTCCTTTCAGaatggagagaaggagggaatgaTTGGGGGAGATACAAGGAAGTTTTTAGATGTTGGGGAAGAATGTTAGGAAGTGTTTGTCCATTTTCTCTATGAGTCAGTGTGTTGTATTGAAAGGAAAAGGGGAGGTTGTTGGAAAGGGAATTTTAGGAAAACAGTGAAGTTCTGAAATAATCTTTGTGAGAAAGTGAGAGGAAGGAGGGATGTGGTTGCTGCTCAGGAGCAATAAAACAATTGAGCAACAGCAGGGCCACAACCGCAGTGGAAACAGTGAAATTATAGAAGCACCATGTTGGTTTGGTATTTTGTTAGTGACTCTTCTTACGTATATTCTTCATCTTTCCACCTATTTTCTTTTCACAGGTTCAGGAGTCCTTGCAGGCTATGGGGAGTAGTGCTGATAGTTGTGACAGTGAGACAACAGTTACGTCACTTGGTGAAGACCTTGCCACACCAACAGCACAAGACCAGCCTTATTTTAATGAATCAGAGGAGGAGTCTCTCGTCCCTCTTCAGAAGGGACTAGAGAAGGCAGCAGCAGTTGCAGACAAAAGAAAATCAGGTAGCCAGGACTTCCCTCAGTGCAACACCACTGAGAATCCAGGAACTAAACAGTCCACCTGTAGTCCAGGGGATCATATCACTGAAATGACTGAAGTGGAAGAGGATTTGTTTCCAGCAGAGACAGTAGAGCTACTGAGGGAAGCAAGTGCTGAAAGTGATGTGGATAAAAGCAGTGAAAGTGAATTTACTCAGTATACCACACACCATATTCTGAAATCATTGGCTTCTATTGAAGCTAAATGCAGTGATATGAGCTCTGAAAATACAACTGGGCCTCCTTCTTCCATGGACAGAGTTAATACAGCTTTGCAAAGAGCTCAAATGAAGGTTTGCAGTCTGTCTAATCAAAGGATGGGGCGTAGCCTGCTAAAATCAAAAGATTTGTTAAAACAAAGGTACTTATTTGCAAAAGCTGGCTATCCTCTAAGAAGGTCTCAGTCTTTACCAACCACCTTATTGAGCCCAGTAAGGGTTGTGTCCTCTGTCAATGTTCGATTATCTCCAGGAAAAGAGACCAGATGCAGCCCACCTTCCTTCACCTATAAGTACACACCTGAAGAGGAGCAGGAATTGGAAAAGCGAGTGATGGAACATGATGGTCAATCTTTAGTTAAATCGACCATTTTCATCTCTCCATCATCTGTGAAGAAAGAAGAAGCCCCCCAGAGTGAGGCGCCGCGGGTGGAGGAATGCCATCATGGAAGGACTCCTACCTGTTCACGGCTTGCTCCACCACCAATGTCTCAGTCTACCTGCTCCCTTCATTCCATCCACTCTGAGTGGCAGGAAAGGCCCCTGTGTGAGCACACAAGAACTCTGAGCACTCATAGTGTTCCCAACATATCAGGGGCTACTTGTAGCGCCTTCGCTTCCCCTTTTGGGTGTCCTTACTCACATAGACATGCCACCTACCCTTACCGAGTGTGCTCTGTGAATCCTCCTTCATCCATAGAAATGCAGTTGCGAAGAGTATTACATGATATTAGAAACTCACTGCAGAATCTTTCACAGGTATGAGAAAAAGTATATTTTcattagcttttttcttttactgctcTGAGCACTTTTTAATTCACAGAGAAGCAAGGCACATCAAGTATGAACTACCTCAGCTTTATTTTCTGACATGTCTAAACTTAATCTGCATCTGCCTTCCTTTTCTATCTTCTCTCCTGTTTCAAGGGAGAAGCTGTAACTAACCCTGATCAAAGTCGATTTCTTTGCTCATAAGTCTGTCTCCTTTCCAAGAGGAGAGATTTTGCTCGTTAAGTATCCTCCCATTTTTAGTCTATCATCCACTGTCTTTGTTTTAGTCTAGAATCTTTTGtcatttctattattaaaaaatcttcCCTCTTAaagttctttctctctttctctctgctatTTGAACATGTTGACTACCTTTTCCTTTTCCAAGTTTTCTCCCTGTTGGCTTCTGTGGCACCACGTTCTCCTGGTTCTGCTCGTAGCTCTCTGACTAAGCTTTCCCCTTCACCTACTGACCCTCGATGCTGTGCACAGAGTTAGTCTGCTTCCACTGGACTCAAAGACTGGAACTACTCCAGaccagaaaataacaaatcaGGTAAAGTGTGAATTTGATTTAAAATGCTCTGTATGTCTTGTCACTTTTAAAGTCATTCTCAGATTTGTTAGTAGACTGGAAGTAATTTTcccaaaaaaattttgaaaataagtacGTTGTCTTCAGTTTTGCCTTTTACATTTTCTTGAACATTCTCTCTGAACGAATCATGTTTAGACAACTGAGGGATTGAAGAAAATGACAATGTAATATAGTCATGAGAGCATTCAACAAAGAGTCAGGAGGCCTAGAATGAATGTAATAGATCTCTTATCATGACATAGTAGACAGGGAGCCACTTGGAAAGTAAAAATCAAAGGTGTAACTTCTCAAGTTATAATAAGATATACCTCCTCTTAACTGTAAGTTTTATCCTCATGACAATTGTCCCCTAACGGTTTTCTGTTTAAACAGAATGTGGGTGTTTCTTATTCCTCCTTACAAAATATAGTTCTGTCTGTGATGGAACTTGCAGCTGTGATTATGTCAAGCTGGGGATTTCCAGGGCCCTGTCCACCAGTACCGTGGTGCATCTTTCTTTCTAGGCCACCTGGTTCTTCTGCTCCAGCTGTGGTCTCTTTCTCCTGGATATCCCAGCAATAACTCAGCTAATACATCTCCCCATGCCTACCCCACCCTACACTAGTGGACAGGTGCTTTCTATGATGTGGTCTCTGACTATCTCTTCAGCCTCATTCCTTAGCTGTAGGACTGTACACAGGTCTCTAAACAGTTGTGTGTTCTTAGGTATCTGCACATgctgattttgtgttttgttttgtttttttaaaataaaaagatgaagttTCTGTTTCTCGCCCACATGGAGTGCTGGagacagtggtgtaatcatggctccctgcagtcttgaactcttgggctcaagtgatcctcctgccttggcctcccaaagtactgggactataagccacttttttttttttttttttttttttttaaccgagATCACCCAGCCTTTGCCTTTCTTTGCATAATCAAGCCCTATTTACTGTTAAGACTCAGTTCAAGTAGTGTTACCACTTTTGGGAAAGTTCACGTAATCTGAATTTTTCTGTGTCCATCATAGCACTCCTTCCACagtattagaatttttaaaaaatttcctttatttttccttacaCTGTGAGAACACCTGAAGGCTGGGAATaccttttatgtttttatctcACTGCCTAAAATAGTGGCATATAGGAAATGCTAAGATGTCTGAGAAAGACGACAATGATTGCTTGCTCTCCAGCAAAGTTAATAATCACTATAATCTCATGATGATATTTGCAATGGCTTctacatttttgtgttttgattttgttttttttagtttcGCAAGAGGGAAGTCCTGAAAGAAATAGATGTGAACTATGTTccttcacctcctcctcccaCGTAGATTGACTTATACCTGGAACAGCTAGCAGTACTAGGTGTCATTGggaactgatttcttttttttttttttttttcaatttaagttttagggtacatgtgcacattgtgcaggttagttacacatgtatacatgtgccatgctggtgcgctgcacccactaactcgtcatctagcattaggtatatctcccgatgctaccccgcccccctccccccaccccaccacagtgcccagagtgtgatattccccttcctgtgtccatgtgatctcattgttcaattcccacctatgagtgagaatatgcggactgatttcttttttcctgcttaCAATATGAAGGTTTTTTGGATCCTTTTgtctgaaagagaaaaatatataggcCCCAAATTCTGCCTTTTAACCCCTTAAGTGATTTGGAAGTATTCACTTTAACATTGGTTTGAATcctacttttacttttttgaagTACCCTATGATGAGAGGACCTGATCCTGCTGCTGCTCCATATAGTACTCAGAAATCATCTGTTCTACCTCTTTATGAAGTAAGTTCTTTCTTACATCTTTGTGTTCCAAAATAATTTGTAGAATTTAGAAGTGTAATTTTGTTATGTTTCATTCTAGAATACTTTTCAGGAGCTCCAGGTAATGAGGCGGAGTCTGAATTTGTTTAGAACACAAATGATGGATTTAGAATTGGCAATGCTGCGTCAGCAAACCATGGTTTATCATCATATGACTGAGGAGGAGAGGTAAACATTCATTTTGTCTTAGCACACCTCAAAAAGCTTTTCATTCAAAGTCTTCTcaacttatattttttaaaattaggttttgATTCTACTGCTGTGTACCTTGTATCTGTTTTGTGAACCAGTGTAGATAAGATTAGTCATAGATAGTGTTTTACTAAGTAAACTTGTATGCCTTCAGTATCCTAAGGGTGGTGGTAACCTGCTTTCCCTTGTTTGAGATATTTGTGAGAGGATAGGGGAAGAAAGACCAATGTCCTTGTGGATACACCTATTGTAGTTGATATTGTACTAATTTCTAGAACCTGAGATTTCCATACCTTCTGTTAGCATATAGTAGTTGTTGAAAGATTTGTGATtaggaatctccaaactgcatttttcaaattttgtgcCCTTCACCATACCAATAGGTTTGAAGTTGATCAGCTCCAGGGTTTGAGAAATTCAGTCCGAATGGAACTTCAGGACCTGGAACTGCAGCTGGAGGAGCGCCTGCTGGGCCTGGAGGAGCAGCTTCGTGCTGTGCGCATGCCTTCACCCTTCCGCTCCTCCGCACTCATGGTACGCTACCTGGAGGGTGGTCGGAGTTTTCACCAAAGGTTTATTGATAATGTTCCAATAATTTAGGACGTGTGCCTTCATTTCAAGTCATTTATTTTAATGGTATTAAAAGCATGCATACTGTTTAAGGAGCTTTCCCACAACAGTTGAATGTACAATTTGTAATAATTGTCATAAATagtatatttagaaatatgttgaaaatttttaatgataaattttaataACAGGAAAGAATAAGGGCTTATATGAAAGTTgagggtttttaaaggaaaaatgatagTGAATTAACATATGACTAATGTAAATTTTAATTGTTGCATGTAACTGCAGAGAACACAGATGCGTATTttgctcagtttttttttctttcatgcctttaaataaaaagtgttccttttaaactttttctttattttggattcttttccatttatttttaaaggaatcaaATGATACCtgtatattttcatacatttatatacatacacatatatatatgtattttcctaaatatatagatatatatccaagagaataaaaagaaacatgtttttgtACCACTTTTCATACTTCTAATGTTTCTTTCCATGACATTTGAACTTCAACAGTTGTATTCttatttttgcaaatatctttGAAGTTGTAGAATATGTTGCTTTGAAATGCTGAAATAGTGAATTATTGTTACCTTAACAATGTATTtgattttgttaaaaagaaatggatgaatatacacacatacaattatGTGTGTACATACTATAAATGAAGTagaataaacatttgtgtataaacacatatatgtatagcATAGACTAAGGATGTTCTGTATTGCTAATGAATGTACTTTTCAACATGGTTTTGATTTATCATTCTGAGAATGGTGACAGGGGAGAACTAGAACATCCTCTTTGCATATTGTATCAGTTTTAACTCACAATAATGCATTTTATGGGATCTGTGACACTTGAGGGTAACCTTTGTGACATAAAGGGATGCTTCCAGGCACTAATTAgccaattaattttattataaaagtcttgcgatttgaaaaaatatatatgtacattataattatatatgcatgtatgtatatatacacacacatatatatatatatattgttcttACCTTTTCAGGGAATGTGTGGCAGTAGAAGCGCTGATAACTTGTCATGCCCTTCTCCATTGAATGTAATGGAACCAGTAAGCTTCTTTCCTCTTAAATCACTGGGGAAGGGAATGATACAACATTTCAGACACATAGTTTCCCTAGTTTAGatgaaatatatgtttattttaaatacataatttgaTAAATTATAGTTGATTGGAAGTGACTTTCACCTTTGAAAGTCCATTGCTGTCTGAAGCCACTAGAAAGCCACCTGAATTGCAATAGTGATTTATCTTTCTGACTAAAGGAGGTAATGCACCATAAAAAcatgtacagtggctcatgcctataatcccagcactttatttaagtggttgaggtggaaggattgcttcaagccaggagtttgagaccagcctagtcaacaaaatgagaccctttctctacagaaaatttaaaaatcagccaggcatggtgatatgtgcctgtagtcccagttactcaggaggctgaggcaggaggatcgcttgaggccaggagctcaaggctacagtgagctatgattgtgccactgcactccagcctgggtgacagagcaagaccctgtctttaaaaaataataggccaggtgtggtggctcatgcctgtaatcccagcattttgggaggctgaggcaagtggatcacctgaggtcaggagttgaagaccagcctgaccaacatggtgaaaccacatctctactaaaaatacaaaaattagctgggcatggtggcagacatctgtaatcccagctacttgggaggctgaggcaggagacttgcttgaacccgggaggcggaggttgcagtgagccgagatcaagccattgcactccagcctgggtgacagagtgagactccatctcaaaaaaaaaaaaaaattgatttttaatttacatttcaggAGACATGTGCTTTCACAGTTTGATCCTGGTTCTTTAGGTAGTTAGAGCTGTAACATGACCACGTTTTTAACAGAAATCTGTCTTTATTGTGTTAGACAGATTGGTTCATTTGGGGGCAAAAGCACTATGAATAACTATTTTTCACTAGTTACTCTTCTTTACAAGTGATTTGGACACCTTGGTGGTAACAAGTAAAATTTCATCCCACTATGTATTCTGTTTACCTGTTTCGTTGCTTCATCTCAATaggaatttaaattttacttaccatttttgcaaataaaattgaGTAGTTATTAAATTAACAGAATAGATTTGTGTCTTTACAAATTACATGATTTTAGGCAATAATAACAACCAGGACTTTAACCTTTTTAGCTACCAATCTTAATTCCAAGAGAgaagaataacattttttttatAATCTCCAGGTCACTGAACTGATGCAGGAGCAGTCATACCTGAAGTCTGAATTGGGCCTGGGACTTGGAGAAATGGGATTTGAAATTCCTCCTGGAGAAAGCTCAGAATCTGTTTTTTCCCAAGCAACATCAGAATCATCTTCTGTATGTTCTGGTCCCTCTCATGCTAACAGAAGAACTGGAGTATCTTCTACTGCCTCAGTGGGCAAATCCAAAACCCCATTAGTGGCAAGGAAGAAAGTGTTCCGAGCATCGGTGGCTCTAACGCCAACAGCTCCTTCTAGAACAGGCTCTGTGCAGACACCTCCAGATTTGGAAAGTTATGAGGAAGTTGATGCAGCTGAAGAAGCCCCAGAAGTTGTAGGACCTAAATCTGAAGTGGAAGAAGGGCATGGAAAACTCCCATCAATGCCAGCTGCTGAGGAAATGCATAAAAATGTGGAGCAAGATGAGTTGCAGCAAGTCATACGGGAGGTGGGTAAAATCtgtgtttcattcatttatttggagGTATATGTTAGGGAGATTTTGTCTGAATGTTAATTATTTACAGAATGTTCTTTTGATTCACTGTATTCAGTAATTTTCACAGAGCTTTTAAATTAGCTTTCCTGTTGATCAAGTTTGTGTCAATTAAGATATATTTGTAATGGCATTTCTGCAAATTTCATACTCTAATGTGAAATAATTACAATTCTCTGTGTTCactatggtgaaaaagatatGTGAAGGACTCAAAATAAACATGACGTACTCTTTGGACCTCTTGTTTCCACATCTACAAAATGAGGATTTACAGTTTAGATCTCTTCAAGGATTAAAAACTGCATTttatagctggacgtggtggcatgtgcctgtagtcccagctactcgggaggctggggtaggagaattgcttgaacccgggaggcggaggttgcagtgagccaagatcatgccattgcactccagcctgggcagcagagcaagactccatctcaaaaaaaaaaagaaactgcattttataatttcaattgATATGAGAAAATGATTTTGTGATTTTAATAAGTATAAATAGATTGATTtggtttggtgttttttgttcaaaaatcaaaatataataagaaaagaGGGTTTGCCCTAGGTGATAGCAGCATAAGAACTTGAAGAATTACCATAGTTGTGGATGACCAAAAGAACTGCAAAAGGAAATTACATATGATTAGTAGTGAAAGTTCAAAAGTTgagaaaattagtaaaataaatgttttctgcacTGAGATCAGGTAATAGGAAGGAATAGAATATATCGTTTAAACAGCTCAATGCAATTATCTCTGTTTACCTAGTAGTAGTCTGTGGATTAAATTGTACATAAGCAAATGTGAAATTTGCTGTATATGCAGTTCTCTAGTGTTTCAATCATGTTGAATCAAATCACATTTTCAAAACAAGCATTATAGCAGAAGACTTCAtatctgtaatttattttcatgATATGACTCTACCAACTAAATGTTTAAAAGGTCTTAattctataaatttatttttcctacaaatgtaattatttttgtaaattggTTTTGGCTGCCTAATGTTTAGCAAACTCAGCATTCACCCTACTCGGTCAGGTGTGTCTATGATTAATAATCCATTCCTGTTTACATGTTTTATATCAAAGATCAGTTTTTGAGTGAAATTATGTAATTATTCTTCTCCACACTATATTTGCTAACTGAGGAAGCGGGttttaaggtaattttttttttctagaaatgtgaTGGTTTTGTTCCCCTTAGCTTGCTTTGGTATGAAAGTTTTCTTTGAAAACTTTATATTGCTCTTTTAGCACAAATACTCCATTCAATGCACACTTGAATcctcatttttagaattttaatggCCTGATATGTCCTGTAGGTGATTTCCTAAGAATAAAGTGTTCATTTCAGACTAGAACATTGATTCTTTGGTTTATAAGACATAGCATATAGAAAATTTAGTTATTCCCATTAGGCTGCCTTGGTCCTAGAGAATTAATCATTTAAAAGAACCTctcattaaatatgaaatattttataatttgcaaaCACTTAAGCTGGTATGCAAGGCAAATGTTCAAAGaatttttcagaatttgttatttaaACCATTAATTAGAAACTACTTAGTTCTGAATTTGGCATAGGCTTGAGGAAATTGGGt
Protein-coding sequences here:
- the ITPRID2 gene encoding protein ITPRID2 isoform X3; the encoded protein is MDRPLSSLAEAEEELEWQVASRRRKAWAKCRSSWQASETEDLSTEATTQDEEEDEEEDLPGAQLPAAGGRGNVPNEKIAIWLKDCRTPLGASLDEQSSSTLKGVLVRNGGSFEDDLSLGAEANHLHESDAQIENCNNILAKERRLQFHQKGRSMNSTGSGKSSGTVSSVSELLELYEEDPEEILYNLGFGRDEPDIASKIPSRFFNSSSFAKGIDIKVFLSAQMQRMEVENPNYALTSRFRQIEVLTTVANAFSSLYSQVSGTPLQRIGSMSSVTSNKETDSPPPLTRSNTANRLMKTLSKLNLCVDKTEKGESSSPSPSAEKGKILNVSVIEESGNKNDQKSQKIMKKKESSSMLATVKEEVSGSSATVTENADSDRISDEANSNFNQGTENEQSKETQSHESKLGEESGIVESKLDSDFNIPSHSELENSSELKSVHISTPEKEPCAPLTIPSIRNIMTQQKDSFEMEEVQSTEGEAPHVPATYQLGLTKSKRDHLLRTASQHSDSSGFAEDSTDCLSLNHLQVQESLQAMGSSADSCDSETTVTSLGEDLATPTAQDQPYFNESEEESLVPLQKGLEKAAAVADKRKSGSQDFPQCNTTENPGTKQSTCSPGDHITEMTEVEEDLFPAETVELLREASAESDVDKSSESEFTQYTTHHILKSLASIEAKCSDMSSENTTGPPSSMDRVNTALQRAQMKVCSLSNQRMGRSLLKSKDLLKQRYLFAKAGYPLRRSQSLPTTLLSPVRVVSSVNVRLSPGKETRCSPPSFTYKYTPEEEQELEKRVMEHDGQSLVKSTIFISPSSVKKEEAPQSEAPRVEECHHGRTPTCSRLAPPPMSQSTCSLHSIHSEWQERPLCEHTRTLSTHSVPNISGATCSAFASPFGCPYSHRHATYPYRVCSVNPPSSIEMQLRRVLHDIRNSLQNLSQYPMMRGPDPAAAPYSTQKSSVLPLYEELQVMRRSLNLFRTQMMDLELAMLRQQTMVYHHMTEEERFEVDQLQGLRNSVRMELQDLELQLEERLLGLEEQLRAVRMPSPFRSSALMGMCGSRSADNLSCPSPLNVMEPVTELMQEQSYLKSELGLGLGEMGFEIPPGESSESVFSQATSESSSVCSGPSHANRRTGVSSTASVGKSKTPLVARKKVFRASVALTPTAPSRTGSVQTPPDLESYEEVDAAEEAPEVVGPKSEVEEGHGKLPSMPAAEEMHKNVEQDELQQVIREIKESIVGEIRREIVSGLLAAVSSSKASNSKQDNH
- the ITPRID2 gene encoding protein ITPRID2 isoform X5, translated to MDRPLSSLAEAEEELEWQVASRRRKAWAKCRSSWQASETEDLSTEATTQDEEEDEEEDLPGAQLPAAGGRGNVPNEKIAIWLKDCRTPLGASLDEQSSSTLKGVLVRNGGSFEDDLSLGAEANHLHESDAQIENCNNILAKERRLQFHQKGRSMNSTGSGKSSGTVSSVSELLELYEEDPEEILYNLGFGRDEPDIASKIPSRFFNSSSFAKGIDIKVFLSAQMQRMEVENPNYALTSRFRQIEVLTTVANAFSSLYSQVSGTPLQRIGSMSSVTSNKETDSPPPLTRSNTANRLMKTLSKLNLCVDKTEKGESSSPSPSAEKGKILNVSVIEESGNKNDQKSQKIMKKKESSSMLATVKEEVSGSSATVTENADSDRISDEANSNFNQGTENEQSKETQSHESKLGEESGIVESKLDSDFNIPSHSELENSSELKSVHISTPEKEPCAPLTIPSIRNIMTQQKDSFEMEEVQSTEGEAPHVPATYQLGLTKSKRDHLLRTASQHSDSSGFAEDSTDCLSLNHLQVQESLQAMGSSADSCDSETTVTSLGEDLATPTAQDQPYFNESEEESLVPLQKGLEKAAAVADKRKSGSQDFPQCNTTENPGTKQSTCSPGDHITEMTEVEEDLFPAETVELLREASAESDVDKSSESEFTQYTTHHILKSLASIEAKCSDMSSENTTGPPSSMDRVNTALQRAQMKVCSLSNQRMGRSLLKSKDLLKQRYLFAKAGYPLRRSQSLPTTLLSPVRVVSSVNVRLSPGKETRCSPPSFTYKYTPEEEQELEKRVMEHDGQSLVKSTIFISPSSVKKEEAPQSEAPRVEECHHGRTPTCSRLAPPPMSQSTCSLHSIHSEWQERPLCEHTRTLSTHSVPNISGATCSAFASPFGCPYSHRHATYPYRVCSVNPPSSIEMQLRRVLHDIRNSLQNLSQYPMMRGPDPAAAPYSTQKSSVLPLYENTFQELQVMRRSLNLFRTQMMDLELAMLRQQTMVYHHMTEEERFEVDQLQGLRNSVRMELQDLELQLEERLLGLEEQLRAVRMPSPFRSSALMVTELMQEQSYLKSELGLGLGEMGFEIPPGESSESVFSQATSESSSVCSGPSHANRRTGVSSTASVGKSKTPLVARKKVFRASVALTPTAPSRTGSVQTPPDLESYEEVDAAEEAPEVVGPKSEVEEGHGKLPSMPAAEEMHKNVEQDELQQVIREIKESIVGEIRREIVSGLLAAVSSSKASNSKQDNH